One region of Armigeres subalbatus isolate Guangzhou_Male chromosome 3, GZ_Asu_2, whole genome shotgun sequence genomic DNA includes:
- the LOC134225459 gene encoding trypsin 5G1-like: MASLFTVLAIASVLATTTQSLPSPRNSLRPWFNPLLRSSGRIVGGYEVDIADVPFQVSLQHGFGHFCGGSIISSTWVLTAGHCTGSTDDPQMSVRVGTTLHTFGGELVPVKRVIRHPAYDHGTVDYDFALMELQEELDLEKGVYAVELPEQDEPVEDGTCLQVSGWGDTQNVFEDGVGLRAAYVPSVNQEKCTEAYSSFGEITPRMLCAGFDKGGKDACQGDSGGPLVEGNKLVGVVSWGKGCAEEGYPGVYSRVATVREWIKETSGV; encoded by the coding sequence ATGGCCTCTCTGTTCACCGTATTGGCGATTGCCAGCGTCCTCGCCACAACCACCCAGTCACTACCAAGCCCCAGGAATTCGCTGCGCCCATGGTTCAACCCGCTGTTGCGCTCTTCGGGCCGGATCGTCGGAGGTTACGAGGTGGACATTGCTGACGTGCCATTCCAAGTGTCACTTCAGCATGGTTTTGGACACTTTTGCGGAGGATCTATCATCAGCAGCACTTGGGTGCTGACGGCTGGACACTGTACCGGTAGTACCGACGATCCGCAGATGAGTGTACGCGTCGGAACAACTCTGCACACATTCGGTGGAGAACTGGTACCGGTTAAGCGTGTCATTCGGCACCCGGCGTACGATCACGGTACTGTCGATTACGACTTTGCTCTGATGGAGTTGCAAGAGGAACTGGATTTAGAGAAAGGCGTCTACGCTGTTGAACTGCCGGAACAGGACGAACCAGTGGAAGACGGCACTTGCCTACAGGTTTCCGGATGGGGTGATACCCAAAACGTGTTTGAGGACGGTGTGGGACTCAGAGCCGCTTACGTGCCTTCAGTTAATCAGGAGAAGTGTACCGAAGCGTATAGTTCGTTCGGAGAGATTACCCCGCGGATGTTGTGCGCTGGTTTCGACAAGGGAGGTAAGGACGCTTGCCAAGGTGACTCCGGTGGCCCACTGGTCGAGGGAAACAAACTGGTCGGTGTGGTGTCCTGGGGTAAGGGCTGTGCCGAAGAAGGATATCCCGGTGTTTACTCTCGGGTGGCCACAGTTCGCGAGTGGATCAAGGAGACCAGTGGAGTGTAG